One Mytilus edulis unplaced genomic scaffold, xbMytEdul2.2 SCAFFOLD_700, whole genome shotgun sequence genomic window, TGTTTGACATATTCTAACAATTGTTTGGTATCTTCAGCCAGTCTCTGAGCTGTTTCCTCTGAATCTAGCACCAAGGATGTCCCAGTTTTCTCAATAATTCTCATACTACTGGAACTCATTGTGAATTTAGCacctgaaaaattaaaacaaaccccATTACAATATGAAACAAGAttttaaaacatagaaaatttaaagtaatttataTACTTTCATCAGTTTTGGGTGTGTTTATATATCTATATGATGatttatatcttatatttatttttttaagtcctAACTTTGatatcaagatattttttttcctttcatgttatttttttttttttttttttttttatcattttcaactttttttttaaaacataataaattttacgttttaacatgtttaaattcatttaataacACATTAAAATATGAGAAAATGACTACAATTTGCCAAAAAAGCCAGAAGTATCAgagttacaatatatatatagtgttaatAGAAAACAGGAGTACAATATACACACTGTGAGCTATAAAGCATGAAAATACCATGTGCATAAAAAGGTGgggaaaaaaatcacacacaACATTAATTCTGGTAAAATGTGAGAGGAGTGAGTATGCACATCTATAAAGAAAGTAGTTCTGTTAGCTATAGCCACAATGTGTCGACTTACTCCATGAAGGGACGAAAGGATACGGTCTGGACTCCATTAAATCGCTTAGACTATCATCGTCTTCCAAAGGATGAGAgccttttcaaaacatttatcatGTTAATATCTCACCAAACTTAAATAACGATcacaaatctatatatatatatatttttcaaacttctcAAAGATATATGGGGGAGAACAAACTTGTGCAAAAGACTTAATTCGTAAAACATACACATTCACATTTATATAGTTCACTCTTGTCACATAAACATTAgtaattttaatattgaataattattttcaaaaaagataaCATATACATGTTTCAAATTCCGAAACCTACCATCATAAAATACTGCTTCAAAGTCTGGAGACGGACTGTTTTCCATCAACATACATTTGGCTTTCTGTGTATACATAGTTATCTTTGGAGTCTTGGATCTAACCAGTTTGACAAAtctgtaaaaatacaaaataattaaataaaaaatgtttttgccttgggtttttagtttgttttaatttttgtttcttatatttttataaagttttgagTGGAAATAATGatcaaacacatttatttttagaaaGGAGTTGAAAAAAGATTcaaccaaaaaaatataattatgttaatGCAAGTAATTtcaaaaggggagataatttaccTTGCTGCATACTGGTACTTCTTCCAATACTTTTCAGGTAACAGATCAAATACAAATGATTTGATTGGTTCAGTTGGCAGAGCAACAGGTTCTTCTCCAACTGGGTCCCCTTTGCCTCTGTTTGGCTGGTAAACATTGATTTTCTGACCATCAACAGATATAACCATGACTTCAACAACTTTTTCCACCTTTTGTTTCAGTTTGACAAATTCCATGCAAACTTCTCCAGATTCTAAAATGTTGacctgtaaaacaaaatataaacatctTTACAATTCATCAAAACAAAGTATTCATTaccaaaaactgaaataaaatagaATGTTTTACTTTCTATGCCAATTATTTTTCAACTTAAAATTCACAATTTTTTCTTTCAAGCATCTGAATTTAATGATTattaataaattttcatttcataattACACCGCAATTCATAAGAAACTTACAATAGCATTTCTCGTTCTTTGTCTGATTGGTCGAAGACGAATGGCAGTTAATGGTAATACAACATCTCTAATTGTTTTGGTTGTTGAGCTTTTAGCTTCCTCTACCGATCGCTGGGATTTAATTTCTACTTTAGCACCTTGCGAATTAGAATCTTCTTCATCATTGTCAAGGAAGTTTTCTAACGATCGACTGCGTCCATATTTTTTCATCTGACTGTGTTGTCGTTCCATATTTTTTACACTGTCTTTAGATTTTTCGTGCCAACTGCCATGTTGACCAGTGGAGTGACTGTCACTATCAAAATTGAGTATTTTCTTTGTATTGTGTAGACTAAATTCATCCTGCGATGAAACGTCTGAGGCTACAGAAGGTTTGCTTATGTCGGTATGACTTGGTTTGTCATTGCTATGCAGAGACATGCTACAGGACCATCCTGATGAGTTACTTGGTGTGTTGGCACGATCCTGATATTTTGCTGGATCAAACTGTTGTCCGGCACGGTTGTTTTGTTGTTCTAAGTAATTCTCCATTTGTTTAGCTTTGAATAGTCTTTCTTGAGCTTTATCTTGGTTAGTATTCCTAAGGAAATGTCCAGAATCACCCTGCTGTTGATTCATTTGCATTCTTGCTGCTTCACGTTCACTGAAAATGGAGGAAAAAGTCATTCATTAATACTAGTCAATTGTTTTCTTTACAATTCTTATGTCTTCTTATCTATAAATGTCAGAAATAAAAGTTTGCCAATAAATCTGCTTTATGCAGCAAAATTAATTAcagaaatctgaaaaaaaaaaaacaaccccacCTTTTCAATTTCTTATAAACTTCAGtctttaaaagtttaatatttcttttaatatttttaaatttttaattgctATGCCTACCTATCCCTCAGTCTAACTGGTGGAGATGGTGGGTGCCTCAATTGTGGCGTATTTGGTCCCGAAAAAAGGTTCAAATCCTCAGAATTCTTTGAGTATTTGTCTTTCTTCAATTGGTCCCTCGTCTCCTTCAGAGATTCCAGATTCCATAGGGAATGCTGGGAAGGGGCGGGGCCTTGTTGACACCCTGGATGCTGTGGTTGAAATAGTTGCCATGGTTCCTCTACCACTATCAATGGATGTCTCACCGAAAttctataaatagaaaatatcatcattaaaatatttcagttacaaatcttgaaattttttaaactttgttAAAAGAATTACTCTTTAtactttgtttttttaatcagttttaatatcaaatgaaattagattttttaaattctctttttgttttgtttagtatCAAACAAGATAAACTAGacatagaaaataatataaatgtataaattatataagcaTAAGATAGGTGTATGTAGACAATTACCTGTGGACCTTTAAATTCTGTTGATGCATATTTAGTCATGAAAGGATGATTTAGCACctctgaaaaacaaaataaataaatattaaaatcaataaaaacaaatgtaaagaaaatttaaagaagaaaaaatctaTTGTTAAAATGGACTTTTATCTTTATATAAGTCTGTGTACCTAAGCTTAACATCTTGTAACTTTTAAAAGTGAAATGactaaaacaaataatttcaagTATAAATATACAAGTAAATGATAGTCATGTTTATTCTTGTTTCAAAAACTTTTCTTGACAAATTTGAAACTATTGAATATGATTAAGgggtataaaatattaattaattgaTGGAATATAGTCAATGGTTGGACTAATTTAATTTCCAATGACTTCAAGTACCTTAATTGGATAATATAATTAACTAAACATGtggtaaattttcaaaaatatttaattctaattaaaacaaataaatgaaatactaaaaataaattaaaattatactgCCAAGATTTTTatctgaatacatttttttttcaaatattttcttcttAATCCCCCTCCCAAAATATAAACTCATTCCTACATACCTGGTAAAGGAATTCTATCTTTTGGATTTTCTTCAACAATGATTGTAAGAGGTCTTTGGCCTCTTGTGATAAATGATTTGGGAGATCAAATGCTGCTGTAATAACTCTGTTCAGTGTACTCCTAACAGCATCTGTATCAAATGGAGGCTTGCCTACCATAAATGTGTACAACATACAACCTAAGGACCAGACATCAGTTTCTAAACCATGAGCTCCTCTTATGGCTATttcactacaatataaataatattaatcattaataaaaatcttTATAACTTTATTAAACAATGCAAAGACTACAAAAATTCAAATCTTTGAAGGAGAAAACTCaagatttatttctttttcttgacATAATACAGAATATGCTTCATCTTTATACCTTAAGTCACAAGCAAAATTatctattttattctttttaaaagataatatacTTACGGAGAAATATAATTTGGTGTTCCACACAtggtaaaatgtttttcttcagTATATTTTAGTTGTGTAGCAAGACCAAAATCAGCTATTttctacaaatataaaaacatacatgtTTTAAATGTTAAGTTTGCTTTCCATAAGATTTAATAAGTCCATAAATAATTCAATGAAATTTTCTGAAATCTTTTTTTCTCTCCTACATTGAATTacacttttattttttacatcttttttttaaaagaaattcaaaggcaaattttaaatgaaacaaatagaAATGCTTTAGACATGCATGGAAACAAcattaatgtttttattatacacTTACAACGTCCATAGATTTTGTGAGTAGTAAATTGGCAAGAGTCAGATCTCTGTGGAGTATTCCGTGAGAGTGGAGATATAACATCCCTGATACAATCTGTACCATGAAGTGTCGAGCTGAAAATACAAATGCAAATGTTAAATAAAGATATGCACAAAATAGTTAACACACTGAAAGCTTCAATGTAGAAATTTATTCATTGTAAGaaagttttattatcataatAGTGACTGTTTTCAtacaattttattgttatttctgGGTTAAGTTGAATAAAGCTAAATTGTTGACCATTGCAGGTTTATAACCATGATTAATGTTACAGTTTTAATACACTTTTATTGTATTTCAGAGAATTGCTGTTAGAAATACCAACCTTCCAATTCAGATAAAACTTTGCAGTTGGCTTTAAGATATCTGTTGAGTTCTCCATTAGCGCAAATTTCAAGCACCAAGTACACATAGTTGCTGTCTTCAAAATAGTTGTACaactgcaagaaaaaaaaattacaatgttttaaatttacAACATGGGGGTGGCAGTTATTTAATCCATTCAAATTTCTTAAAGGGTTACATAAGCTGATCACAGATTTAAAAGGATTACATTATAGGACAAATACTTCAAAGAGAAGTTCAACTTTTCACCTGACCTTTGATCAATTGAAccctttaaagtaataaactaaAGGTTAAATCAATACATTTAACATGCTAAGCATATTACTGCTTCAGTATATGGTCTGGATACTATTTTGGCACATTTACACAATCTAATACTTATTATTTTAAACTTTGCACCTAAAACTGACCAGTTACAACACTGCACTTAAGAAGTAGTGCATATCTGCACAGATTTGTTCCAACGTGCACTGAAAGTTACCGGTTAATGTTCGATTATCAAATTTTTGTATGCATTCCGTTATGCCAAAAAGGTTTGGCTATTTACGTTCAAGTGCCTTTAAGACTGaatgatcaaaagaaaaatggaaAGGCTTGAAAAGGTGTGTTTGAGATTAAACTCTTCAACataattacaaaatttgaaaaatttaaggATGTTTTTTTTCCCCAAATCAATTTTTTATTCCTCAATTATCTTTCATGAAAATTAATTTCTTATTCCATATTTTTATTGTGATCCATctaattgaatttaaaatatatcatgTTGTTAGCTGATTTGTTTATTGATCGTGTTGATGGGTTTGGACAATACAAGCTAAGTAATAAAGACATTTACAGTTAATTTCAAACAACACCCAAGCCAAATGATTAAATACTGATTTGATAATTAACAACATACAAGCTTACTAAAACAAGCAACCTAACACCTTACTAATCATTCCCTTTCATTAAAGTGTTTAACTAATCTCATTTCAAATGTTAATTTCATGCAATTGATGTCATTAAGGTGAGTATGGTTGACCTAATTAAGTATCTCACACAACAGCTAATTACTCAGTAATAATGACATAAGAATTACTTTTAACAACACCTTGATTAACGAGTCTGCAAGCCACCTACATGGATGATGATGTTTTATAGCTATGAACAATCAATAAATGTCCCATCTTACTCATCATCAGTTTCATCATCTCAAATCCAATATACAATCATACATGTGCATCAATGAAACTGACATTCttaataataaacatgataaatatctgCATACTCCAATTAGAAGGAAATTAACATTGGTACTAGCGATGAAGTCACTTTCAATTAGCTCTTTTATCCTTTGTGCAAAAGATAACTATATAGTAGTGTAGAATAGCACTATGATAATTTTCATAGTCAGCATTGTGTTTGAAGTTAAATTTATATTCACCTCTAAAATTGCTGGATGCTTCAGTCTTGAATGAATTTCTACTTCTTTTTTCACTCTAGCAG contains:
- the LOC139504618 gene encoding LOW QUALITY PROTEIN: serine/threonine-protein kinase PLK4-like (The sequence of the model RefSeq protein was modified relative to this genomic sequence to represent the inferred CDS: inserted 1 base in 1 codon; deleted 1 base in 1 codon), yielding MLIKNLEEYHLSDSDVSKAQIFFDLVNTNMEKILKPLDVIKSVELCKPCDFSINEIDIMSVEDNSCDQCEINRINEDELIKPCDFSINEENGSIEDYQVLNLLGKGGFACVYRARSNKTGEEVAIKMIDKKLMKAAGMAARVKKEVEIHSRLKHPAILELYNYFEDSNYVYLVLEICANGELNRYLKANCKVLSELEARHFMVQIVSGMLYLHSHGILHRDLTLANLLLTKSMDVKIADFGLATQLKYTEEKHFTMCGTPNYISPEIAIRGAHGLETDVWSLGCMLYTFMVGKPPFDTDAVRSTLNRVITAAFDLPNHLSQEAKDLLQSLLKXNPKDRIPLPEVLNHPFMTKYASTEFKGPQNFGETSIDSGRGTMATISTTASRVSTRPRPFPAFPMESGISEETRDQLKKDKYSKNSEDLNLFSGPNTPQLRHPPSPPVRLRDSEREAARMQMNQQQGDSGHFLRNTNQDKAQERLFKAKQMENYLEQQNNRAGQQFDPAKYQDRANTPSNSSGWSCSMSLHSNDKPSHTDISKPSVASDVSSQDEFSLHNTKKILNFDSDSHSTGQHGSWHEKSKDSVKNMERQHSQMKKYGRSRSLENFLDNDEEDSNSQGAKVEIKSQRSVEEAKSSTTKTIRDVVLPLTAIRLRPIRQRTRNAIVNILESGEVCMEFVKLKQKVEKVVEVMVISVDGQKINVYQPNRGKGDPVGEEPVALPTEPIKSFVFDLLPEKYWKKYQYAARFVKLVRSKTPKITMYTQKAKCMLMENSPSPDFEAVFYDGSHPLEDDDSLSDLMESRPYPFVPSWSAKFTMSSSSMRIIEKTGTSLVLDSEETAQRLAEDTKQLLEYV